Proteins found in one Carcharodon carcharias isolate sCarCar2 chromosome 8, sCarCar2.pri, whole genome shotgun sequence genomic segment:
- the ptgesl gene encoding prostaglandin E synthase 2 isoform X1, which produces MAASYVRVGRLCAQLVACNRQVLVLQLGCRFYGQDRGFQEKLAGRLKVGSAALGFAFVLGGTLGLYHTLKHYLQQEQHHAEQQDTKKSTADLSLTLYQYKTCPFCSKVRAFLDFHSLPYKIVEVNPVLRKEIKFSSYRKVPILIGDDGEIVQINDSSVIISAVKTFLLSRHKNLTRVVSYYPEMKSKDEKGKEVVEYNNKYWVMLEDQDEKQYYPTKEARKEEMKWRKWVDDWLVHLISPNVYRTPGEALASFDYIVREGKFGVFEGFFAKYFGAAAMFFVSKRLKSRHNLHDDVRQDLYKAADQWVAAVGKHRPFMGGDMPNLADLAVYGVLRVMEGLEAFNDMMANTKIKAWYQRVEEDIKKGQDVEQ; this is translated from the exons ATGGCAGCTTCCTATGTGAGAGTGGGGAGGCTTTGTGCCCAGCTTGTTGCTTGCAACAGGCAGGTCCTAGTGCTGCAGCTCGGCTGCAGGTTCTACGGGCAAGACAGAGGTTTTCAGGAGAAGTTGGCAGGACGCCTGAAAGTGGGTAGCGCTGCCCTGGGCTTTGCATTTGTGCTGGGTGGGACCCTGGGATTGTACCACACGCTCAAGCACTACCTGCAGCAAGAGCAGCATCATGCCGAGCAGCAGGACACGAAG AAGTCCACTGCTGACCTGTCGCTCACTCTGTACCAGTACAAAACCTGTCCATTCTGCAGCAAAGTCCGGGCATTCCTCGATTTCCACTCGCTGCCCTACAAGATTGTGGAGGTCAACCCAGTTTTACGCAAGGAGATCAAATTTTCCAGCTACCGGAAGGTTCCGATTCTGATCGGGGACGATGGTGAGATAGTG CAAATCAATGATTCCTCAGTTATCATCAGCGCTGTAAAGACATTTTTATTGTCCAG GCACAAAAACCTAACTCGGGTGGTATCGTACTATCCAGAGATGAAATCTAAAGATGAGAAGGGGAAGGAGGTGGTTGAATACAACAACAAGTACTGGGTGATGCTGGAGGACCAGGATGAAAAGCAATACTACCCCACGAAGGAGGCCAGAAA gGAGGAAATGAAATGGCGTAAGTGGGTGGATGACTGGCTGGTTCATCTCATTTCACCCAATGTCTACCGCACTCCTGGAGAAGCTCTGGCGTCTTTCGACTACATTGTGAGGGAGGGGAAATTTGGAGTGTTTGAAGGATTTTTCGCTAAATATTTTGGAGCTGCAGCCATGTTCTTTGTCAGCAAGAGACTTAAGTCAAG ACATAATCTTCATGATGATGTCCGGCAGGATCTGTACAAAGCTGCCGACCAGTGGGTGGCTGCTGTTGGAAAGCACAGGCCATTCATGGGCGGGGACATGCCCAACCTTGCTGACCTG GCAGTCTATGGGGTACTTCGAGTAATGGAAGGTTTGGAGGCATTCAATGACATGATGGCAAACACCAAGATCAAGGCATGGTATCAAAGAGTGGAGGAAGACATCAAGAAAGGACAGGATGTTGAGCAATAA
- the ptgesl gene encoding prostaglandin E synthase 2 isoform X2, whose product MKSKDEKGKEVVEYNNKYWVMLEDQDEKQYYPTKEARKEEMKWRKWVDDWLVHLISPNVYRTPGEALASFDYIVREGKFGVFEGFFAKYFGAAAMFFVSKRLKSRHNLHDDVRQDLYKAADQWVAAVGKHRPFMGGDMPNLADLAVYGVLRVMEGLEAFNDMMANTKIKAWYQRVEEDIKKGQDVEQ is encoded by the exons ATGAAATCTAAAGATGAGAAGGGGAAGGAGGTGGTTGAATACAACAACAAGTACTGGGTGATGCTGGAGGACCAGGATGAAAAGCAATACTACCCCACGAAGGAGGCCAGAAA gGAGGAAATGAAATGGCGTAAGTGGGTGGATGACTGGCTGGTTCATCTCATTTCACCCAATGTCTACCGCACTCCTGGAGAAGCTCTGGCGTCTTTCGACTACATTGTGAGGGAGGGGAAATTTGGAGTGTTTGAAGGATTTTTCGCTAAATATTTTGGAGCTGCAGCCATGTTCTTTGTCAGCAAGAGACTTAAGTCAAG ACATAATCTTCATGATGATGTCCGGCAGGATCTGTACAAAGCTGCCGACCAGTGGGTGGCTGCTGTTGGAAAGCACAGGCCATTCATGGGCGGGGACATGCCCAACCTTGCTGACCTG GCAGTCTATGGGGTACTTCGAGTAATGGAAGGTTTGGAGGCATTCAATGACATGATGGCAAACACCAAGATCAAGGCATGGTATCAAAGAGTGGAGGAAGACATCAAGAAAGGACAGGATGTTGAGCAATAA